A region of the Peredibacter starrii genome:
ATTCGAAAACCACAGTGCGGGGATAGCTCGTGCTAAAATGTGTATCGACATAGCGCTTTGAATCTACGCGTGGAGCGCAGTGATTCTCAGGAATCTTAACTTGTTCAGCAGCACGTGAGCCTAAGCTGAAAAGCAATGCGGCCAGAGATAGTGTAGAAAGACACAGAATTTTTAGTTTATGGTTTTTCATAAATAAAATTTTATATCAGTTTTAGTGGGAGGGAATTCAGATTGTAAGAGATACCGGGGCCGTCAAAAAGATAGTCACATCGCCTAAGTTTGAGTGCTTAGGCGACGTGAAATAAGAATATTATTGTTTACTGAAGTTAATAACGAATTCAGTGTGGTCTTTGGTAGATCTTAAAGAGTTGTCTCCATCAATTTCAGCACAGAGTGATGATACTGAAACTCTTGCGATATTGTAAGTATCTACTCCTCTAACCGCAGTCGAACCTTGATTGAAGTTGATTGAAATTTTGTTGGCCCAAGGATTGATACCGATGATCTCTCCATCTGCATATTCCACTACTGCCATGTCTCCTACACAATATCCATTAAGGCAGCCTTTCCCGATTGATACACGACTAATATCATAAGTTCCAATCCCTCTGACTCCAGATACTCCATAATCAAATTGAACTGAAATTTTTTGGGTTTCAGGATTAATTCCAACTACTTTTCCATCAGCATGGTCAACGACTGCAGAATCTCCAACACAGTAGCTGAGGTAGCATCCTTTTTTGACAGTAACTTTATCGATGTTATAAGTATCTATACCTCTTACATTGGTTGTGCCGTAATTAAAGTTAACCGACACCTGTTTCTTTGCTGGATTTACTCCAACAACCTTACCATCTGCATAATCCACTACGGCCATATCTCCTGGACATATTTTCATTCTGCCGTCATTAAGGCAGGCAAGTGCAGGTAAAGAAGATAGAAGAATTAAACTCGCAATGATCTTTTTCATGAGTTTCCTTTTGGGTGGTTAAATTTTTATGATCGTAATAATTTTTAGTCCCTCATTGAAGTGCTTTGAATTTTTTATTTATTGATGTTTATAAATTAGACAATGAAGATTGATACGTCTCAGCTTGATTGAATACACAGGCGCAACTATTCTAACCCTATGAAAAAGATCGTTATTCATAGGGCCGGGGACTATTCCCAATTAAAGTTTGAGACCCATCCAGACCTCATAATAAATGCTGACTCCATTCTTGTAGAAGTCAGGGCATCCGGAGTGAACTACGCCGACATTGCCATCCGCTGGGGCTTGTATGAATCGGCCAAGAAGTTTGTGGGCTGGCCCATTACGCCGGGTTTTGAGTTCGCAGGGATAGTTAAGGCCACTGGTCAGAACATCACGAAATTTAAGGCCGGGGATAAGGTCTTTGGAGTGACTCTCTTTAATGCCTATGCCTCAGAAGTATTAGTTCCTGAGCATCAGCTGTTTCATTTACCAGAGAATATGAGCTTCGAGGAAGCGGCCGCTATCCCGGCGGTTTTTATGACTGCTTATCATGCTCTTTTTCAGAATGTGGTGATTCGTCCGGGAATGATTGCACTCATTCATTCCGCTGCTGGGGGAGTGGGAAGTTCGTTAGTGCAGTTATGTAAGATCGCGGGCATCACTTCCATTGGAGTAGTTGGGTCTTCTCACAAAGTTCAGACGTTAAAAGATCTGGGTTGTGATCACATCATTGATAAATCCAGCGAGGATTTATGGAAGAAGGTCGAGGTGTATGCTCCGTATGGGGTGGATCTGGCCTTTGATGCTAATGGCCTGGAAACTCTTCAGGAGAGTTATAATCATCTCGCTCCTTGCGGGAAGCTCTTTGCTTACGGTGCTCATACTATGTTGCCTAAGACCGGTGGCAAAGTGAACTGGCCGAAGCTCATTGTGGATTATTTACGGGCACCTCGATTTAATCCCATCAATATGACCTCTGAAAATAAAAGTATTCTGGCGTTTAATTTGTCGTTTTTGTTTTCTCGGAAAGATCTCTTTAATGAGGCCTTCACGGATCTTATGAAATGGTTTGCGGAAGGGAAACTCAGAGTTCCCAAAGTCACGACCTATGCTTTGGAGAAGGTCGGGGACGCGCACCGAGATCTGGAATCTGGGAAGACGGTAGGGAAGCTGATCCTTATTCCTTAGTTACATTTCCAGACATTTTCATCAAAGCTAATACAAGTGCGTTTTAATTCATGATTCACGGCAATTTTATAAGTGGTGAATTGATTCAGCTTTAATTGATTGAGAGTTGAGAACTGAACAAAACTATTCAGATCTTTGAAGAACTTCTTTCCTTCAAAGTCCTCAAAGCTTCTTTCCAGATCAAGAATAAAATCAACTCCGTTGAAATTCACCCAAGGAAGGAAGGCCTTCTCCGAGAAGTAATATGGTTTTCCTTCAATCTGAACAATGCCACTGTCTTTTTCAATCACTTCAGGTTTTGAAAGAAAATGGAGACGATTGTTCTTTACTTGGGCCTTTTCAGTCAAAAAGATCGTCTCAGAAGTTCTTAGGACGATGTTCTTTTTGAAGTCATAAACCATATACAGGAGCTGATCATTAAAGGGTCGATTGTCTCTTAGAAAGAACAAGGCGAGTTCTGATTCATTTAAACGAATGGAAAGCGCCTTGGTACAATAATCGTTGGTCCCTTTAAGAAGACGATAGCGACCAATGTTGTCTGAATTGAATTTAAGCTGGGTCTTGTTACCATCAGCGATCACAAATAGGTCTTCACCATATTCGGCCTCATCTAGAGCTGTATATTGATACAGGCTTTTAACTTCGATCTCGATGCGCTTTCCATCTACTCGACAGAAAGTATTGTCATGGGTGTAGGTCTTGTCGTAGTTGAAGTCCTGAGCATTCGCACAACTCATAAGGACCACAATCCCGATGAAGATTAAAATTTTAATGAAGGTGTTCATCGAATGATCTCCTGAACTTCATTAAAGACCGAGGCGGTTTCTTTATTGGGACGATTAGCAAGAATACGGAGATCAATCTTCACTTCATCATCCCCATCCGATTCTTCTCCAAAATCACTGCGCTTAATTTTTGTCTGCCCGATAAAGGCCGCCTTATCATTGCCGTAACCATCCGCCACCACACCAAGGTAGTGGCTTTTAAATGTTACTTTTTGGGTTACTCCTTTAATGGTCAGGAGGCCTGTCAGGTTGAAACTAGCGAGTGTTCCAGAAATATTTGTGCTTATGAATTCAATTTGTGAGTTTCTTTCCGCGTCCAGAAAATCAATCAGGACATATACCTTTGAGTCTTCAAAGTTTTCTTTGAGATCAATGATTCCATCAATGTGAGTAAAACTGCCGTGAGCGGTGGAAATCATAAGGTGGGTAACTTCGAGGCCAACTTTGGATGATTCGGAGTCAATTTTGTAAGTGCCGGCAGAATAATTCCTGGCAACAGCTC
Encoded here:
- a CDS encoding synaptic vesicle VAT-1 family membrane protein; amino-acid sequence: MKKIVIHRAGDYSQLKFETHPDLIINADSILVEVRASGVNYADIAIRWGLYESAKKFVGWPITPGFEFAGIVKATGQNITKFKAGDKVFGVTLFNAYASEVLVPEHQLFHLPENMSFEEAAAIPAVFMTAYHALFQNVVIRPGMIALIHSAAGGVGSSLVQLCKIAGITSIGVVGSSHKVQTLKDLGCDHIIDKSSEDLWKKVEVYAPYGVDLAFDANGLETLQESYNHLAPCGKLFAYGAHTMLPKTGGKVNWPKLIVDYLRAPRFNPINMTSENKSILAFNLSFLFSRKDLFNEAFTDLMKWFAEGKLRVPKVTTYALEKVGDAHRDLESGKTVGKLILIP
- a CDS encoding YceI family protein; the protein is MKQFILTTFFSLILMNGAVARNYSAGTYKIDSESSKVGLEVTHLMISTAHGSFTHIDGIIDLKENFEDSKVYVLIDFLDAERNSQIEFISTNISGTLASFNLTGLLTIKGVTQKVTFKSHYLGVVADGYGNDKAAFIGQTKIKRSDFGEESDGDDEVKIDLRILANRPNKETASVFNEVQEIIR